Proteins from a genomic interval of Syntrophobacterales bacterium:
- a CDS encoding SDR family oxidoreductase: MRLSGKVALVTAAAGAGIGQAVARVLAKEGAHVVITDVHEERSVSVAEAILAEYGVSTLGLKCDVTKKEEVEEAVVRTLERFGRVDILINNAGTNRPSQVVDMTDEMWDTVINTSLRGTFYFCRAVIPSMITQNGGRIVNITSVAGFMGLKAGHAHYAAAKAGVMAFTRCLAMEAAPNCVTVNSIAPSFIYNEFIPRIYPEEEIERMYENIPYPRKGTPEDVANTVVFLVSDEGEYITGQTICVTGGSWMR, from the coding sequence ATGAGACTTAGCGGCAAGGTAGCGCTGGTCACGGCAGCGGCGGGTGCGGGTATAGGTCAGGCTGTTGCCCGTGTATTGGCAAAAGAAGGGGCGCACGTGGTTATAACAGACGTCCATGAAGAGCGGTCCGTCAGCGTGGCCGAGGCCATTCTGGCGGAATACGGTGTGTCCACTTTGGGGCTTAAGTGCGACGTAACCAAAAAAGAGGAAGTGGAGGAGGCGGTCGTGAGAACTCTCGAAAGATTCGGCCGCGTGGATATACTTATAAATAACGCCGGAACCAACCGTCCGTCGCAGGTGGTGGATATGACGGACGAGATGTGGGATACGGTGATTAATACTTCCCTCAGAGGGACTTTTTATTTCTGCAGGGCGGTGATACCCTCCATGATCACGCAAAATGGGGGCCGTATAGTGAACATTACTTCCGTTGCGGGGTTCATGGGGCTCAAGGCTGGTCACGCCCATTATGCTGCGGCGAAGGCGGGAGTGATGGCCTTTACAAGGTGCCTCGCCATGGAGGCTGCGCCCAATTGTGTGACGGTGAACTCCATTGCGCCCAGCTTCATTTATAACGAATTCATCCCCCGCATCTATCCCGAGGAGGAAATCGAAAGGATGTACGAGAATATACCCTATCCCAGGAAAGGGACCCCGGAGGACGTGGCAAACACGGTCGTTTTTCTCGTATCCGATGAAGGCGAATATATAACTGGTCAGACGATCTGTGTTACCGGCGGGAGCTGGATGAGATAA
- a CDS encoding TrpB-like pyridoxal phosphate-dependent enzyme, with protein sequence MEKKIFLTEKDMPRAWYNIQADLPNPLPPPLNPATGEPITPDMLAPILPMNLIEQEVSTERWIDIPDEVMERLLMYRPSPLCRAYALEQFLGTPAHIYYKNEGVSPAGSHKPNTAIAQAYYNKIAGIKRLTTETGAGQWGSAISFACNQFGLDIKVYMVRVSYNQKPYRRIMMETWGGRCVPSPSPDTSVGRKFLAENPEHSGSLGIAISEAIEDCVTSKDTKYSLGSVLNHVIMHQTIIGLEAEKQLAIAGEYPDVVIGCAGGGSNFGGLTFPFVRDKIHGKEVRIIASEPTSCPTLTKGPYTYDFGDTAGTTPLLPMHSIGHGFVPAPIHAGGLRYHGMAPLVSRVLMDGLIEAKAYNQVETFSAGLIFARTEGFIPAPETNHAIACAIEEAKRAKEEGKEKVILMNFSGHGIIDLPSYDAFMSGKLEDYSLPDEDIAELIKDLEKFPKP encoded by the coding sequence ATGGAGAAGAAGATCTTTTTGACTGAGAAGGATATGCCGAGGGCTTGGTACAATATTCAGGCGGATCTGCCCAACCCCCTTCCGCCGCCCCTCAACCCCGCAACCGGAGAACCAATCACTCCCGACATGCTCGCGCCCATTCTCCCCATGAACCTGATTGAGCAGGAGGTGAGTACCGAGAGATGGATCGACATTCCGGATGAAGTGATGGAAAGACTCCTCATGTACAGGCCCTCACCTCTTTGCCGCGCCTATGCTCTGGAACAGTTCCTGGGAACGCCCGCGCACATTTATTATAAGAACGAGGGGGTAAGCCCTGCCGGGAGCCATAAGCCGAATACGGCCATCGCACAAGCTTATTACAACAAGATTGCCGGCATCAAGAGACTCACGACCGAAACCGGCGCCGGCCAATGGGGGAGCGCCATCTCTTTCGCATGCAACCAGTTCGGCCTTGACATTAAGGTATACATGGTGCGGGTCAGCTACAACCAGAAGCCATACCGGAGGATCATGATGGAGACATGGGGAGGCAGGTGCGTGCCCAGTCCGAGTCCCGACACGAGCGTAGGAAGGAAATTCTTAGCCGAGAATCCCGAGCATTCAGGAAGCCTTGGCATTGCCATCAGCGAAGCTATCGAGGACTGCGTCACATCCAAAGATACGAAGTATTCGTTAGGGAGCGTACTCAACCACGTCATCATGCATCAGACCATCATCGGCCTTGAGGCAGAGAAACAATTAGCCATCGCGGGCGAGTATCCTGATGTGGTGATAGGATGTGCGGGCGGAGGCAGCAATTTTGGAGGTCTCACGTTCCCCTTCGTAAGGGACAAGATCCACGGAAAAGAAGTGAGAATCATCGCCTCCGAGCCCACTTCGTGCCCAACGCTTACCAAAGGGCCTTATACCTATGACTTCGGTGATACAGCGGGAACCACGCCGCTTCTGCCCATGCACTCCATCGGTCATGGATTCGTACCTGCCCCGATCCACGCGGGAGGACTCCGGTACCACGGCATGGCGCCCCTTGTGAGCAGGGTCCTCATGGACGGTCTCATTGAGGCCAAAGCCTACAACCAGGTTGAGACCTTCAGCGCGGGTCTTATTTTTGCGCGGACCGAGGGATTCATTCCAGCCCCCGAGACGAACCACGCCATCGCATGCGCCATTGAAGAAGCAAAACGGGCAAAGGAAGAGGGAAAAGAAAAGGTAATACTAATGAACTTCAGCGGCCACGGGATCATTGATCTGCCTTCCTACGACGCCTTTATGAGCGGAAAACTCGAAGATTACTCGCTCCCTGATGAAGATATCGCGGAACTGATAAAGGACTTGGAAAAATTTCCCAAACCGTGA
- a CDS encoding enoyl-CoA hydratase/isomerase family protein — MSYETLLVEKEENIAVVKLNRPPVNSLNVKAYGDIYDAFCELEKDGSVKAIVLTGAGDKAFAAGLDVKEVAGKTIPDYFAFGRISRMCLDKIADVEKPTIAAILGFAFGGGCELALACDLRIAASDASIGCPEINLGIIPGSGGTQRLPRLLGMAKAKELLMMGDTVSGEEAARIGLVNKAVPKEALLSEAKAWAKKLASKPKVAMAVLKDAMNTGINMDLHSALTYENDCFVISYVSEDGREGFKAFQEKRKPEFKDR; from the coding sequence ATGAGTTACGAAACACTGTTGGTGGAAAAAGAGGAAAACATTGCAGTAGTGAAGTTGAACAGGCCCCCTGTCAATTCCCTGAATGTGAAGGCGTACGGTGATATCTATGATGCGTTCTGCGAGCTCGAAAAAGATGGGTCGGTAAAGGCCATCGTCCTTACCGGCGCGGGCGACAAGGCCTTTGCCGCAGGCCTTGATGTTAAAGAAGTAGCGGGCAAAACGATACCGGACTATTTTGCCTTCGGCAGAATCAGCAGAATGTGTCTCGACAAAATCGCAGACGTTGAAAAACCGACAATTGCCGCCATTCTTGGGTTTGCCTTCGGCGGCGGTTGCGAGCTTGCCCTTGCCTGCGATTTAAGGATCGCGGCAAGCGACGCGTCCATAGGCTGCCCTGAGATCAATCTGGGCATCATACCAGGTTCCGGAGGAACTCAGAGACTTCCCAGACTCCTGGGCATGGCGAAGGCCAAGGAACTCCTCATGATGGGCGATACGGTAAGCGGCGAGGAAGCTGCCCGCATCGGCCTTGTAAACAAGGCGGTACCCAAGGAAGCGCTGCTAAGCGAAGCCAAGGCGTGGGCAAAGAAGCTCGCCTCCAAACCTAAAGTCGCCATGGCCGTGCTCAAAGACGCCATGAATACCGGCATAAACATGGACCTTCATTCAGCGCTCACCTACGAGAATGACTGCTTCGTCATCAGCTACGTGTCGGAAGACGGCAGGGAAGGATTCAAAGCGTTCCAGGAAAAAAGAAAGCCGGAATTTAAGGACAGGTAA
- a CDS encoding DnaJ domain-containing protein, translating into MPNKKDYYDILGVAKGASDDDLKKAYRKLALKYHPDKNPGDKSAEEKFKEISEAYAVLSDKEKRAQYDQFGMGGFQQRYSEEDIFKGFSMGDLFKDLGFGGGDMFNVIFGGRGRGAGRQRHQRQQPGFDFRDFITREQPEGPGMGLDIHYELEIPFMDAVKGSQKQVSFTTHYGTEEMSVKIPAGISTGKKLRLNGKGNADPGTGRRGDFYITVKVGEHPVFRRVDNDLYVTKEIRLTDMLLGAEVEVPSADGAKRVRIPAGMKSHGKVRLKGLGVPGLGKAAQGDLYVEVVPEIPKKLTDKQKELIEELKREGL; encoded by the coding sequence ATGCCAAATAAAAAGGATTATTACGATATTCTGGGAGTGGCAAAGGGTGCGTCGGATGACGATCTAAAGAAGGCATACAGAAAACTCGCCCTGAAATATCATCCGGACAAGAATCCGGGCGATAAGAGCGCCGAAGAAAAGTTCAAGGAGATAAGCGAGGCCTATGCGGTCCTCTCGGATAAAGAAAAAAGGGCCCAGTACGATCAGTTCGGCATGGGCGGTTTCCAGCAGAGATATTCGGAAGAGGATATCTTCAAAGGGTTCTCCATGGGCGACCTTTTCAAGGACCTCGGGTTTGGCGGCGGAGACATGTTCAACGTAATCTTCGGAGGGCGCGGCAGGGGTGCAGGCAGGCAGAGACATCAGCGCCAGCAGCCCGGATTTGACTTCCGCGATTTTATCACGAGAGAGCAGCCCGAAGGACCGGGCATGGGTCTGGATATTCACTATGAGCTGGAGATACCTTTTATGGACGCCGTGAAGGGGAGCCAGAAACAGGTATCCTTTACCACCCACTACGGGACCGAAGAGATGAGCGTGAAGATCCCCGCAGGCATCTCCACGGGCAAGAAACTCAGGCTAAATGGAAAAGGGAACGCGGATCCCGGCACAGGCCGGAGAGGCGACTTTTATATCACCGTGAAGGTGGGCGAACACCCCGTCTTCAGAAGGGTGGACAACGATCTCTACGTGACAAAGGAGATAAGATTGACCGATATGCTTTTAGGGGCCGAGGTGGAGGTTCCTTCCGCCGACGGCGCGAAACGGGTCAGGATTCCGGCGGGAATGAAGAGCCACGGGAAAGTGCGTCTCAAGGGTTTAGGCGTACCAGGCCTCGGAAAGGCGGCCCAGGGCGACCTCTATGTGGAAGTAGTGCCGGAAATACCTAAGAAATTGACGGACAAACAAAAAGAGCTGATTGAAGAGCTTAAAAGAGAAGGTCTCTGA
- a CDS encoding GntR family transcriptional regulator, with the protein MRKENAKGRSCDEKEKKEVNYRKEEIPKVAESVRKRSTGEMIFDALKSAIVSGQLKPGERVIEQELSEQFKTSRIPVREAMMTLEHRGFLERLPLRGFRVSMTSGEEVRETFGIRAALESYAVSMATEYVTPEFIADMEKNVELSYQALAEKDLERFTELNAEFHEMVYKATRSPKLCNMIGALRDYMARYGRPLFHAKGRLTYIQDHGRMLDAIKKGDKGRAEKIAKKHILRGCNYVVKTMGPKKRAAKSN; encoded by the coding sequence ATGAGAAAGGAGAATGCCAAAGGCAGAAGTTGTGACGAAAAAGAAAAGAAGGAGGTTAACTACAGGAAAGAAGAAATTCCGAAAGTGGCCGAGTCAGTCAGAAAGCGGTCCACCGGAGAAATGATTTTCGACGCCCTCAAGAGCGCAATTGTCAGTGGACAGCTTAAACCTGGCGAGAGGGTCATTGAACAGGAACTGTCAGAGCAGTTCAAGACAAGCAGGATACCCGTAAGAGAGGCGATGATGACGCTGGAACATAGGGGCTTCCTGGAGAGACTTCCCTTGCGGGGATTCAGAGTCAGCATGACGTCCGGGGAGGAGGTGAGGGAGACCTTCGGGATCAGAGCCGCACTTGAAAGCTATGCTGTCTCAATGGCAACGGAATATGTCACACCTGAGTTTATCGCGGACATGGAGAAAAATGTGGAGTTATCCTACCAGGCGCTGGCGGAAAAAGATCTGGAAAGGTTTACCGAATTAAATGCGGAATTTCACGAGATGGTCTACAAGGCTACCCGTAGTCCGAAGCTCTGCAACATGATAGGTGCCCTCAGAGACTATATGGCGAGATACGGTAGACCGCTCTTCCACGCGAAAGGCAGACTCACATACATCCAAGACCACGGGAGAATGCTTGATGCGATAAAAAAAGGAGATAAAGGGCGGGCCGAAAAAATCGCAAAGAAGCATATTTTAAGGGGTTGCAACTACGTTGTCAAGACGATGGGGCCGAAAAAGAGGGCCGCGAAGTCTAATTAG
- the groL gene encoding chaperonin GroEL (60 kDa chaperone family; promotes refolding of misfolded polypeptides especially under stressful conditions; forms two stacked rings of heptamers to form a barrel-shaped 14mer; ends can be capped by GroES; misfolded proteins enter the barrel where they are refolded when GroES binds) produces the protein MAKDIIYDQKVREALLKGVNTLADAVKVTLGPKGRNVILEKTFGSPNVTKDGVTVAKEVELEDKFENMGAQMVKEVASKTSDVAGDGTTTATVLAQSIYREGAKLVAAGHNPMELKRGIDKAVEAVISELKKISKPTKDQKEIAQVGTISANNDETIGNIIAEAMAKVGKEGVITVEEAKSMETTLEIVEGMQFDKGYISPYFVTNPEKMEAVLDEPVILINEKKISNMKDLLPVLEQVAKMGRTLLIISEDVEGEALATLVVNKLRGTLKVAAVKAPGFGDRRKAMLEDIAILTGGQMISEELGIKLESITLTDLGSAKRVVIDKDNTTLVDGAGDKKEIEARVRQIRTQIDETTSDYDREKLQERLAKLVGGVAVINVGAATESEMKEKKARVEDALNATKAAVEEGIIPGGGVALIRCLAALDALKLEGERGFGVQIVKKSLEEPLRWITQNAGHDGSIIIEKVKNGKGGFGFDAAKEVYVDDMQNAGIIDPTKVARTALQNAASVAGLLLTTDCMIAEKPKEKGAGGMPGMPPGGMGGMDGMY, from the coding sequence ATGGCTAAAGATATCATATATGATCAGAAGGTGCGGGAGGCCCTGCTCAAAGGCGTGAATACGCTCGCCGATGCAGTCAAGGTGACTCTTGGACCTAAAGGAAGAAACGTAATTCTTGAGAAGACTTTCGGTTCTCCGAACGTGACGAAAGACGGTGTTACCGTTGCAAAAGAAGTGGAACTTGAAGATAAGTTTGAGAACATGGGCGCCCAGATGGTAAAAGAAGTGGCAAGCAAGACGAGCGATGTTGCCGGTGATGGCACCACCACCGCTACAGTCCTTGCCCAGTCTATTTACAGGGAAGGCGCAAAGCTCGTTGCGGCAGGCCACAACCCCATGGAGCTCAAGAGGGGTATTGACAAGGCAGTAGAGGCCGTAATCTCCGAGCTCAAGAAGATTTCCAAGCCGACCAAGGATCAGAAAGAGATCGCCCAGGTAGGCACCATCTCCGCAAACAACGACGAGACCATTGGCAATATCATTGCCGAAGCCATGGCAAAAGTCGGTAAAGAAGGCGTCATCACCGTGGAAGAAGCGAAGAGCATGGAGACCACCCTTGAGATCGTCGAAGGTATGCAGTTCGACAAAGGATACATCTCACCTTACTTCGTGACCAATCCGGAGAAGATGGAAGCAGTCCTCGATGAGCCGGTGATTCTCATCAACGAGAAGAAAATAAGCAACATGAAAGATCTTCTGCCCGTCCTCGAGCAGGTTGCAAAGATGGGAAGGACCCTTCTTATCATATCCGAAGATGTTGAGGGCGAAGCCCTTGCCACCCTCGTGGTCAACAAACTGCGCGGCACGTTGAAGGTTGCGGCTGTGAAAGCCCCTGGCTTCGGCGACAGAAGGAAAGCAATGCTTGAAGATATCGCCATCCTCACCGGCGGCCAGATGATCTCCGAGGAACTCGGGATCAAACTCGAAAGCATTACCCTCACAGACCTCGGTTCTGCCAAGCGAGTCGTAATCGACAAAGACAATACGACACTTGTCGACGGCGCAGGAGACAAGAAAGAGATTGAGGCGAGAGTAAGACAGATCAGGACCCAGATTGATGAGACCACATCCGATTACGACCGCGAGAAACTCCAGGAAAGACTCGCAAAACTGGTCGGTGGCGTCGCTGTGATCAATGTAGGCGCCGCGACTGAGTCTGAGATGAAAGAAAAGAAAGCCCGCGTAGAAGACGCGCTCAACGCGACAAAGGCGGCAGTAGAAGAAGGTATAATCCCCGGCGGCGGCGTGGCCCTGATAAGATGTCTTGCCGCTCTTGATGCATTGAAACTTGAAGGCGAAAGAGGTTTTGGCGTTCAGATCGTGAAGAAGTCTCTTGAAGAGCCTCTGAGATGGATTACCCAGAATGCAGGCCATGACGGTTCCATCATTATTGAGAAGGTAAAGAACGGAAAGGGCGGTTTTGGTTTCGACGCCGCCAAGGAAGTATATGTGGACGATATGCAGAATGCAGGCATCATCGACCCGACGAAGGTCGCAAGGACTGCACTCCAGAATGCAGCGTCGGTCGCAGGTCTTCTCCTCACCACCGACTGTATGATCGCCGAGAAGCCGAAAGAGAAAGGCGCCGGCGGTATGCCCGGTATGCCTCCTGGCGGAATGGGCGGTATGGACGGTATGTACTAA
- a CDS encoding ATP-binding protein — translation MQKRDGMELLDEITLSANMDSIPALVEFVRTRAWEGGFEDERVTNIELAVAEALENIVRFACPGGSEEITIRCTFYDAPALVIDIIDSGEQFNMLISDAFPETEDFLKPGPKPSLKMLKKGVKNIEYRRDAKNKKNVLALVIPK, via the coding sequence ATGCAGAAACGAGATGGCATGGAGCTTTTAGACGAGATCACCCTGTCTGCCAATATGGATTCCATTCCGGCGCTGGTCGAATTTGTGAGGACGCGGGCCTGGGAGGGAGGATTTGAGGATGAAAGAGTAACAAACATAGAGCTTGCCGTGGCTGAAGCCCTTGAAAATATAGTACGGTTTGCCTGCCCTGGCGGTTCGGAAGAGATTACCATAAGATGCACGTTCTACGATGCGCCAGCCCTCGTGATTGATATTATCGATTCGGGCGAACAGTTCAACATGCTCATTTCCGATGCGTTTCCCGAGACTGAGGATTTTCTGAAGCCGGGGCCGAAGCCATCCCTCAAAATGCTGAAAAAAGGAGTAAAAAATATAGAGTATCGGCGGGATGCGAAGAATAAGAAGAATGTCCTCGCACTGGTAATACCGAAATAG
- a CDS encoding EexN family lipoprotein, producing the protein MKKLLLLVAIAMLLPACGSKTAEYYEKHPEEMRAKIEACGRMSQAEIMADRECMAVSRANMKRQFDFGPPRRPLDGPGKGPGIKHF; encoded by the coding sequence ATGAAAAAACTATTGCTTCTTGTTGCCATCGCTATGTTACTTCCGGCCTGCGGATCAAAAACCGCTGAATACTATGAAAAACACCCCGAAGAGATGAGAGCGAAGATAGAAGCATGCGGCAGGATGTCTCAAGCGGAAATAATGGCTGACAGGGAGTGCATGGCAGTCAGCCGTGCCAATATGAAAAGACAGTTTGACTTTGGCCCCCCGAGAAGACCCCTTGACGGTCCGGGCAAGGGTCCGGGAATAAAACATTTTTAG
- a CDS encoding pyridoxal phosphate-dependent aminotransferase, whose translation MFLSDRVSSVRPSGVRKIFDLANKVKDPINLSIGEPHFDIPDEIKEEGIKWIRAGFNKYTPSGGIPELREKVLLYLKGKNIICDDVIITAGVTGGLLLALMVTLNPGDEVIIPDPYFVLYEYQVQLLGGKPVFIDTYPDFTLKEDVLRAAITDKTRIILVNSPNNPTGKVNSRQELEMVARVAREKNLLVYSDDIYDRFVYDNGFTKDYLGQLYENTITFGGFSKTWAMTGWRVGFAAGPEQIIQCMVTMQQYVFSSINSFAQKAAIVALDYNTDPLIEGYRRRRDLIYEGLRDKFRVVKPNGAYFIFPEVPDGDGDAFVERALDKNLFIIPGSVFSGKKSNVRISFAANEENLLKGIEILRSMV comes from the coding sequence GTGTTTCTCTCAGACAGAGTGAGTAGCGTAAGACCGTCTGGGGTGAGGAAGATATTCGACCTTGCAAACAAGGTGAAGGATCCCATTAACTTAAGCATTGGCGAGCCCCATTTCGACATACCTGATGAAATCAAGGAAGAGGGCATCAAATGGATCAGGGCAGGATTCAATAAATATACGCCGTCGGGTGGTATCCCGGAGTTGAGGGAGAAGGTCCTCCTTTACCTTAAAGGGAAGAATATTATCTGCGACGACGTGATCATTACTGCAGGGGTGACAGGCGGGCTCCTTCTTGCCCTCATGGTCACATTGAACCCGGGCGACGAAGTGATCATCCCTGATCCCTACTTCGTTCTTTATGAGTACCAGGTCCAGCTTCTTGGCGGCAAACCAGTTTTCATTGATACCTATCCCGATTTTACACTAAAGGAAGACGTGCTTAGGGCGGCCATTACGGATAAGACCAGGATAATCCTTGTAAACAGCCCGAATAACCCCACGGGAAAAGTAAATTCCAGGCAGGAGTTGGAAATGGTGGCCCGCGTCGCCAGGGAGAAGAATTTGTTGGTCTATTCGGATGACATCTACGACCGGTTCGTTTATGACAATGGATTCACGAAGGACTACTTGGGCCAGCTTTATGAGAATACCATCACTTTCGGCGGGTTTTCAAAGACGTGGGCCATGACCGGCTGGCGAGTCGGATTTGCGGCAGGCCCTGAGCAGATCATTCAGTGCATGGTCACCATGCAGCAGTACGTGTTCAGCAGCATTAATTCTTTTGCTCAGAAGGCGGCAATAGTCGCCCTTGATTACAATACAGACCCCCTTATCGAGGGTTACAGGCGGCGCAGAGACCTCATCTACGAAGGACTAAGGGATAAATTCCGGGTCGTGAAGCCGAACGGGGCTTACTTTATCTTTCCGGAAGTGCCGGACGGCGACGGCGATGCTTTCGTGGAGAGGGCATTGGATAAGAACCTGTTTATAATTCCGGGCAGTGTTTTTTCCGGAAAGAAGTCCAACGTCAGGATCTCCTTTGCTGCGAACGAAGAGAATCTCCTGAAGGGGATCGAGATACTAAGGAGCATGGTGTAA
- a CDS encoding 2-oxoacid:acceptor oxidoreductase family protein, whose amino-acid sequence MNLEIVCAGIGGRGVLMASTILMETAIKAGLSAMASDEYGMSQRGGSVVSLVKIGNFRSPLIGAENAGILLAFEESEFYRNLRFLGKGALVVINTDKKKLPDAVTELLMGRKTISYLIDADALAKQLGMIQASNMAVLGFFSRLAIAPYTEENIMKTIGEKVHKRVAEKNLEVFREGCAWGDNLRQYRKT is encoded by the coding sequence ATGAATCTTGAAATCGTATGTGCGGGAATAGGAGGAAGGGGCGTGCTCATGGCTTCAACGATCCTCATGGAGACTGCCATAAAAGCAGGCCTAAGCGCCATGGCGTCGGATGAGTACGGCATGAGCCAGAGAGGCGGCTCGGTCGTTTCCCTTGTAAAGATCGGTAATTTCAGAAGTCCCCTCATAGGTGCGGAAAATGCCGGTATACTCCTTGCTTTTGAAGAGAGTGAATTTTACAGGAACCTCCGTTTCCTCGGGAAAGGAGCGCTTGTCGTTATCAACACGGATAAGAAAAAACTCCCTGATGCGGTTACCGAATTGCTCATGGGCCGGAAAACAATCTCGTACCTCATTGATGCCGACGCCCTGGCAAAACAGTTGGGAATGATCCAGGCCTCCAACATGGCGGTTCTCGGATTTTTCTCCCGTCTTGCAATAGCGCCCTATACAGAAGAGAACATCATGAAGACCATCGGAGAAAAGGTTCATAAGAGGGTGGCGGAAAAGAACCTGGAGGTATTCCGTGAGGGATGCGCCTGGGGTGACAACCTGAGACAATACCGGAAAACATAA
- the groES gene encoding co-chaperone GroES, whose product MKVKPLQDRILVKRIQEEEKTKGGIIIPDAAKEKPQEGVVVAVGDGKILDNGTKVTLSVKAGDKILFGKYSGTEIKVDGEEHLILREDDILGIVED is encoded by the coding sequence ATGAAAGTAAAACCGTTACAGGACAGAATCCTTGTCAAGAGGATTCAGGAGGAAGAAAAGACAAAGGGTGGCATTATCATTCCGGATGCAGCAAAAGAGAAGCCGCAGGAAGGCGTCGTCGTCGCAGTGGGGGACGGTAAGATCCTCGACAACGGCACGAAGGTTACCCTGTCTGTAAAAGCGGGAGACAAGATCCTTTTTGGAAAGTACTCCGGCACGGAGATCAAGGTTGACGGCGAGGAGCACCTCATCTTGAGAGAAGATGATATCCTCGGGATCGTAGAAGATTAA
- a CDS encoding ARMT1-like domain-containing protein, with protein sequence MVSVLSIFYSYSMKVTAHCYDCLKGLAENTVALSGGDNTVLSDAVGLLDRLWTGQGSPPAIANALLARIREVTGAYDPFRHMKKLELERARETAEKLEGLFGPTLQGAIMFSALGNSTDFFVKGDFSPEPFPFFGPLDKITGEIYNNKGNEILILGDNVGDFIFDVRLIRFLEGIGKRVSYAVREHPVQNDLSMQEVVAYGFHELCRNIISTGSDEVGLREAHIRGAIRDFWEGGAVIIAKGMGNYETISEFNTKRPVIHIMKVKCPVVADNVNRAVGTYIAISGGETNAK encoded by the coding sequence ATGGTTTCCGTTTTAAGTATATTCTATTCCTACTCAATGAAAGTTACTGCACATTGCTATGACTGCTTAAAAGGACTCGCGGAGAATACGGTTGCCCTGTCAGGCGGGGACAATACGGTTCTCTCCGATGCTGTCGGCTTGCTTGACCGCCTCTGGACAGGGCAAGGCTCGCCGCCTGCCATTGCAAACGCGCTCCTTGCCCGCATCAGAGAAGTGACGGGCGCTTATGACCCTTTCCGGCATATGAAGAAACTGGAGCTTGAACGGGCACGGGAGACGGCGGAGAAGTTGGAGGGGCTTTTCGGACCCACCCTTCAAGGAGCAATCATGTTCTCGGCTCTCGGGAATTCCACCGACTTCTTTGTGAAAGGAGACTTCAGCCCTGAGCCGTTCCCCTTTTTCGGTCCACTGGATAAAATAACCGGGGAGATTTATAATAATAAAGGAAACGAGATCCTCATACTGGGGGACAATGTGGGCGACTTCATCTTCGATGTCAGACTCATAAGGTTCCTTGAAGGGATTGGTAAACGCGTATCCTATGCGGTACGGGAGCATCCCGTACAAAATGATCTGTCGATGCAAGAGGTTGTAGCCTATGGTTTTCATGAGCTGTGCCGCAATATCATCTCCACCGGTTCGGACGAGGTGGGTCTGCGGGAGGCTCATATCCGGGGGGCGATCAGAGATTTCTGGGAGGGCGGCGCGGTGATCATTGCAAAGGGCATGGGTAATTACGAGACGATCTCTGAATTCAACACAAAGCGGCCCGTCATACATATAATGAAAGTAAAGTGCCCCGTTGTGGCGGACAACGTCAATCGCGCGGTTGGTACCTATATTGCTATTTCGGGTGGTGAGACAAATGCCAAATAA
- a CDS encoding 4-vinyl reductase: MRKYQFRGELIGDVNLGRPNLGVQIDVEIYRLMQFTLRDILEERYGSDAADEVFRGAGRLAGNEFYKNLVHPAETLDEFISKVQSALIEKKIGVLRIEEVDVNVSRIILTVDEDLDCSGLPELDYEACLYDEGFISALFDCFTKEKWTAKEIDCWCTGSRTCRFIVTKNWI, encoded by the coding sequence ATGAGAAAGTACCAATTCAGAGGGGAACTTATCGGCGACGTGAACTTAGGCAGACCTAATCTTGGCGTTCAGATTGATGTGGAAATTTACCGATTGATGCAGTTTACCCTGCGCGATATTCTGGAAGAAAGATACGGCTCCGACGCAGCGGATGAAGTGTTCAGAGGCGCGGGGAGGCTTGCCGGAAATGAATTTTATAAAAATTTAGTCCATCCCGCCGAAACATTGGATGAATTTATCTCAAAGGTTCAAAGTGCTTTAATAGAAAAGAAGATCGGCGTTTTACGTATTGAGGAAGTGGACGTAAACGTAAGCAGAATCATACTCACCGTGGATGAGGACCTTGATTGTTCTGGTTTGCCTGAACTTGACTACGAAGCATGTCTTTACGACGAGGGATTTATATCCGCGCTCTTTGATTGCTTCACAAAAGAAAAATGGACGGCGAAGGAAATTGATTGCTGGTGCACAGGATCTCGGACTTGTCGTTTTATTGTAACAAAGAATTGGATTTAA